From a single Longimicrobium sp. genomic region:
- a CDS encoding secretin N-terminal domain-containing protein → MALPLLLAACAAGLGGASPRFRTLAEMRAQVEADSVRRADAAAARGPRAQPIIPQPARDTGARVAAQPAPTSSPAPAGTTRRAQEPVRQGKWIHVGPNPPRIDLPLFDAPVADVASYIAERVGVDIVVSSDPEVRGMRLTGEIRDRYWHEAFESILEAHGLRAVQAPSGIITVVSAREANRGRRPELINLQFRDARDVVSALQPMFEGAAADSTAPGSVEVLGDPSISRTLVVYGSADQVTAIRQVVAEYDQRPANVSVEAWMLLVNRSAMDRRGVTYSFVPLLNDSTGGQTTGVNIGGSGAGAIPGLSGQAFSLRGGLGAMPVGLNVFIDALTSAGFAETETRPLVMTTSEREGRISVGDSYILPNPQPILAGGGVIVPGGQPGLGSDTTATSGGYPSGSQPGTANGLGAVPSGGFAQFLTGTTLRVTPIVLDGGRQVRMKVDLLRDGGTLSPDGRSITGGRHSTNTEVIVDDGVPIVIGSFTVQGQSRASSQVPLLGSLPLLGRLFRKDEVASNYMDLVIVLVPHVHAPSRRVDP, encoded by the coding sequence ATGGCGCTGCCTCTGCTGCTGGCCGCGTGCGCCGCGGGGCTTGGTGGCGCCTCCCCCCGATTCCGCACGCTCGCCGAGATGCGCGCGCAGGTCGAGGCGGACTCTGTGCGCCGCGCGGACGCCGCCGCCGCGCGCGGCCCGCGTGCCCAGCCGATCATCCCGCAGCCCGCGCGCGATACGGGCGCGAGGGTGGCCGCGCAGCCGGCGCCCACGAGCTCGCCGGCGCCCGCCGGGACGACTCGCCGGGCGCAGGAGCCGGTACGCCAGGGCAAGTGGATTCACGTCGGACCGAATCCGCCGCGGATCGATCTGCCCCTCTTCGACGCGCCCGTCGCGGACGTGGCGAGCTACATCGCGGAGCGGGTCGGCGTCGACATCGTCGTCAGCTCCGACCCGGAAGTCCGCGGGATGCGGCTAACGGGCGAGATCCGCGACCGGTACTGGCACGAGGCCTTCGAGTCCATCCTGGAAGCCCACGGCCTGCGCGCGGTGCAGGCGCCTTCCGGGATCATCACCGTCGTGAGCGCGCGGGAGGCCAACCGCGGGCGACGCCCCGAGCTGATCAACCTCCAGTTCAGGGACGCGCGGGACGTGGTGAGCGCGTTGCAGCCGATGTTCGAGGGCGCGGCCGCCGACTCGACGGCGCCGGGGAGCGTCGAAGTGCTGGGCGACCCGTCGATCAGCCGTACGCTCGTCGTCTACGGCTCGGCGGACCAGGTCACCGCGATCCGTCAGGTGGTCGCCGAATACGACCAGCGTCCGGCGAATGTCTCCGTCGAAGCCTGGATGCTCCTGGTGAACCGCTCGGCGATGGATCGCCGCGGGGTGACCTACTCCTTCGTCCCACTGCTGAACGACTCCACCGGCGGGCAGACCACCGGGGTGAACATCGGAGGGTCCGGGGCCGGCGCGATTCCCGGGTTGTCGGGGCAGGCGTTCTCCCTGCGGGGCGGTCTTGGAGCGATGCCTGTCGGCCTCAACGTGTTCATCGACGCGCTGACATCGGCGGGGTTCGCCGAGACCGAAACGCGGCCTCTCGTCATGACGACGTCCGAGCGGGAGGGCCGGATCAGCGTCGGCGACTCGTACATCCTGCCGAATCCCCAGCCCATCCTGGCGGGCGGCGGCGTCATCGTGCCCGGCGGCCAGCCGGGGCTCGGTTCGGACACGACGGCGACGTCCGGCGGGTACCCGTCCGGCTCGCAGCCAGGCACCGCGAACGGGCTCGGCGCGGTGCCGTCCGGTGGATTCGCCCAGTTCCTCACCGGCACCACTCTTCGCGTCACGCCGATCGTACTGGATGGCGGACGGCAGGTGCGGATGAAGGTGGACCTGCTCCGCGACGGCGGGACGCTGAGCCCGGACGGGCGGAGCATCACCGGCGGTCGGCACAGCACCAACACGGAGGTGATCGTGGACGACGGGGTCCCGATCGTCATCGGCAGCTTCACCGTCCAGGGGCAGTCCCGGGCGTCAAGCCAGGTGCCGTTGCTC